The following coding sequences are from one Rutidosis leptorrhynchoides isolate AG116_Rl617_1_P2 chromosome 11, CSIRO_AGI_Rlap_v1, whole genome shotgun sequence window:
- the LOC139877206 gene encoding uncharacterized protein, with protein sequence MAKDDDAPGSNPTQISKLDFRDPLYLHPSDISSTPLINVKLKGTENYKSWACAMELALQTKNKIGFINGTLKKDEGNEVLAVQWDRCNAVVLSWILSSMTEELYNGQIYSKIASDVWKELKETYDKIDRSVIFNLYQKLNSITQGGSSVSDYYHNLNSLWKQYDTMVQLPSCDLTSSKAFKDHTSLIKLMQFLMGLDDIYHPIRSNILTRDPLPSVNTAFSIISREESHRKSNLNGKKNAESSAFYTNSFKSNTNTQYKELKCSKCGRTNHTVDKCFEVIGYPTRTGNLKCTKCGMTNHTVDKCFEVIGYPNNLKKKGFGTSNNFRGNSSKTNNENFGSSSSTPISLSNDQIMKLLSLLDDKGGVKPGVSNMSGNFENFNVFFNTNFDIFYKNNMISDNTDNIHYGWIIDSGANQHMTNSTKNFVSYTDVSDLNLTVSHPNGTKAKVNKIGNLRISNEIVLKDVLVVPDYCVIFKTCDAV encoded by the coding sequence ATGGCaaaagatgatgatgctcctggtAGTAATCCTACACAGATAAGCAAACTGGACTTTAGAGATCCTCTATATCTTCATCCAAGTGATATAAGTAGTACACCTTTGATTAATGTTAAACTTAAGGGAACTGAAAATTATAAATCTTGGGCTTGTGCCATGGAACTTGCTTTGCAAACTAAGAACAAAATTGGTTTTATTAATGGAACTTTAAAAAAGGATGAAGGTAATGAGGTTCTTGCAGTCCAGTGGGATAGATGTAATGCTGTTGTTTTGTCTTGGATTCTTAGTTCTATGACTGAAGAGTTATACAATGGTCAAATTTATTCTAAAATTGCATCAGATGTTTGGAAAGAATTAAAAGAAACATATGATAAAATAGATAGATCTGTGATCTTTAATCTTTATCAAAAGTTGAATTCTATAACACAAGGTGGTAGTTCTGTTTCAGACTATTATCATAATCTTAATTCACTTTGGAAACAATATGACACAATGGTGCAACTTCCTAGTTGTGACCTTACATCATCAAAAGCTTTTAAAGATCACACTAGTTTAATAAAATTAATGCAATTTCTAATGGGTCTTGATGATATTTATCATCCTATTAGAAGTAATATTCTAACTAGAGATCCACTGCCCTCAGTGAACACTGCATTCTCAATTATTTCAAGAGAAGAATCTCACAGAAAATCAAATTTAAATGGAAAAAAGAATGCTGAGTCATCTGCTTTCTACACTAATTCTTTTAAATCTAATACTAATACTCAATATAAAGAATTAAAATGTAGTAAGTGTGGCAGAACTAATCATactgttgataagtgttttgaagttatTGGTTATCCTACTAGAACTGGAAATTTAAAATGTACTAAGTGTGGGATGACAAATCATactgttgataagtgttttgaagttatTGGTTACCCTAACAATCTAAAGAAAAAAGGATTTGGTACTTCAAATAACTTTAGGGGTAATTCAAGTAAAACTAATAATGAGAATTTTGGGAGCAGTTCCTCTACTCCTATTTCTTTAAGTAATGATCAAATAATGAAGTTGTTAAGCTTACTGGATGATAAAGGTGGTGTCAAACCTGGTGTTTCCAATATGTCAGGTAACTTTGAAAACTTTAATGTCTTTTTTAACACCAACTTtgatattttttacaaaaataacatgATTAGTGATAACACTGACAACATACATTATGGGTGGATCATTGATTCTGGGGCCAACCAACATATGACTAATTCAACTAAAAATTTTGTGTCTTACACTGATGTGAGTGATTTAAATCTAACTGTGTCACATCCTAATGGTACTAAAGCTAAAGTTAATAAAATTGGGAATTTAAGAATTTCAAATGAAATTGTTTTAAAAGATGTCTTGGTGGTTCCAGATTACTGT